One genomic window of Aquisalimonas sp. 2447 includes the following:
- a CDS encoding TetR/AcrR family transcriptional regulator, with amino-acid sequence MFDMMPAPPSKLYRSFYQIQSSEMPARKRDVLLDTAERLFYAEGFHATGVDRVVVEAGVARMTLYNHFSSKEALIEAVLDRRFARYLDELRGAMDGAAKGQAVTALVEVHCRWLETTANRGCIVIKAIGEFEHHHPAISDLGRRLKHELIAVIGDALTRDGMVDEAGMAERLLVILEGADALVPVLGAATVNNHLRAMMPAVLASTTEEQA; translated from the coding sequence ATGTTTGACATGATGCCGGCGCCGCCCTCAAAATTATATAGATCGTTCTATCAAATTCAGAGTTCCGAGATGCCAGCCAGAAAGCGTGACGTTCTGCTCGACACGGCCGAGCGGCTTTTCTATGCGGAGGGGTTCCACGCCACCGGCGTCGACCGCGTTGTCGTGGAAGCGGGTGTCGCCCGGATGACGCTGTACAACCATTTCTCCTCCAAGGAAGCACTGATCGAGGCGGTGCTCGATCGACGATTCGCCCGCTACCTCGACGAACTCCGTGGCGCCATGGATGGGGCCGCGAAGGGTCAAGCGGTCACGGCACTGGTCGAGGTGCATTGCCGGTGGCTGGAGACCACCGCGAACCGCGGCTGCATCGTCATCAAGGCCATTGGCGAATTCGAGCACCACCACCCGGCGATCTCTGACCTGGGACGCCGGCTCAAGCACGAGCTGATCGCGGTGATCGGTGACGCACTGACCCGGGACGGCATGGTGGACGAGGCCGGCATGGCAGAGCGCCTGCTGGTGATCCTCGAAGGCGCAGATGCGCTGGTGCCGGTTCTCGGCGCGGCCACCGTAAACAACCATCTGCGGGCAATGATGCCCGCCGTGCTCGCCTCGACCACCGAGGAGCAGGCATGA
- a CDS encoding cytochrome b yields MKYTAEVATQRYHLSQRILHWLVAVLVIGSLSAGMTLGFLGFEGARDTFGMAMTNTLYTSHKTVGILILIFMVARLALRIARGKPEYYRPLPGWQRMLSQSVHGLLYVLLIAMPVVGWLATAAGGFPVEFFHWHLPGLIGENDALSEQLFFWHATLGWIILALVLLHITGALYHWRIRRDGVMQRMSLFG; encoded by the coding sequence ATGAAGTACACCGCCGAAGTCGCTACACAGCGTTACCACCTGTCGCAGCGCATCCTGCACTGGCTCGTCGCCGTTCTGGTCATTGGCAGCCTCTCCGCCGGCATGACCCTGGGGTTCCTGGGTTTCGAGGGTGCCCGGGACACCTTCGGCATGGCCATGACCAACACCCTGTACACCTCGCACAAGACCGTGGGCATTCTCATTCTGATCTTCATGGTGGCCCGTCTGGCGCTGCGCATCGCCCGCGGAAAACCGGAGTATTATCGCCCCCTGCCGGGCTGGCAGCGCATGCTCAGCCAGAGCGTGCACGGGCTGCTGTATGTTCTGCTCATCGCCATGCCGGTGGTGGGCTGGCTGGCAACGGCCGCCGGCGGCTTCCCGGTGGAGTTCTTCCACTGGCACCTGCCGGGGCTGATCGGCGAGAACGACGCCCTGTCAGAACAGCTGTTCTTCTGGCACGCCACCCTGGGCTGGATCATCCTCGCGCTGGTGTTACTGCACATCACCGGCGCCCTGTATCACTGGCGTATCCGCCGCGACGGAGTGATGCAGCGCATGAGCCTGTTCGGCTGA
- a CDS encoding MFS transporter, giving the protein MRAVGSTGYAVLGAGLIAIAFGLARYAYGLFVPSIRAELGLSADTVGVVGSLAFVSFCLASVVAPLVADRLGPRRAAALSGMLALAGLTLISQAGNAVVLGAGVFACGVCTGLMMPALSSGAKVAVRADLRGRVNAVMNAGTSVGLIVCVPAVLLLSGAWRLAYGSFAVLAALGVLAALALIPSHTPASEEQEAPPTPIPRERWFEVLRLTAFCFAMGVAGSAYWIFTPDLVVEIGGLPERLTGYLWLVVGITGLAGAWASDFGDRFGAPATQAVALAALGGATALVAAAPGDFGIAVVSAAVFGWAFMTLTGLYLVTGIRLLRERPSLGPVIAFLAITVGQAVGSPLVGSAIAGIGYAEAFMVFAMLAVMVAAGSFLYPRTLNDAVAEEAAAGSRTPATSAAERRRPES; this is encoded by the coding sequence ATGAGAGCGGTTGGTTCCACGGGATATGCCGTCCTCGGGGCCGGACTGATCGCCATCGCATTCGGGCTGGCCCGCTATGCATACGGCTTGTTCGTGCCATCGATCCGCGCGGAGTTGGGGCTGTCCGCCGACACGGTCGGCGTTGTCGGGTCGCTGGCCTTTGTCAGTTTCTGTCTCGCCAGCGTGGTCGCACCGTTGGTCGCCGACCGCCTGGGGCCGCGCCGGGCCGCAGCGCTTTCGGGGATGTTGGCGCTCGCCGGTCTCACCCTGATCAGCCAGGCGGGTAACGCCGTGGTTCTCGGCGCCGGCGTCTTCGCCTGCGGCGTCTGTACCGGCCTGATGATGCCGGCGCTGTCCTCCGGCGCGAAGGTCGCCGTGCGTGCGGATCTGCGCGGACGCGTCAACGCCGTCATGAACGCCGGCACCAGCGTCGGCCTGATCGTCTGCGTTCCGGCCGTGCTGCTGCTGAGCGGGGCATGGCGTCTGGCCTACGGCTCCTTCGCGGTGCTCGCGGCACTGGGCGTGCTGGCGGCCCTTGCCCTGATCCCCTCGCACACCCCCGCCAGCGAGGAGCAGGAGGCCCCCCCCACGCCGATCCCGCGAGAGCGCTGGTTCGAGGTGCTGCGGCTCACTGCGTTCTGCTTCGCCATGGGCGTGGCCGGGTCCGCGTACTGGATCTTCACGCCCGATCTGGTCGTCGAGATCGGTGGCCTTCCGGAGCGGCTCACCGGCTACCTCTGGCTGGTGGTCGGCATCACGGGACTCGCCGGCGCCTGGGCCAGCGATTTCGGCGACCGCTTCGGCGCGCCGGCAACCCAGGCGGTCGCGCTGGCTGCCCTGGGTGGCGCAACCGCCCTGGTGGCAGCCGCTCCCGGAGACTTCGGGATCGCCGTGGTGTCGGCGGCGGTGTTCGGCTGGGCGTTCATGACGCTCACCGGCCTGTATCTGGTCACGGGGATCCGGCTGCTGCGCGAGCGCCCGTCCCTCGGGCCGGTGATTGCCTTCCTGGCGATCACGGTGGGCCAGGCCGTGGGGTCCCCGCTGGTGGGTTCGGCCATCGCCGGCATCGGGTATGCGGAGGCATTCATGGTGTTCGCGATGCTGGCGGTCATGGTTGCGGCTGGCTCGTTTCTTTACCCGCGCACACTCAACGATGCGGTTGCCGAGGAGGCGGCCGCCGGGTCGCGAACTCCCGCGACATCCGCAGCAGAAAGAAGGAGACCGGAATCATGA
- the mdoH gene encoding glucans biosynthesis glucosyltransferase MdoH — MSCKREQTTVDAGALRLTCPAVRLRRRLLAGVVAATVALAAGAVLTLVDPGAVGPLQAVSLLLFLVLFAWIALAFWSAFIGFVLGLSGRDPLSLRRRVPGTPGTADPPLVSRTALVMPVHNEDPQRVVHGLAATCESVIATGQGAAFDAFVLSDTTDADIAEREQAAVAELRQRLPRDFSVHYRRRPDNTGRKAGNIADFCRRWGGRYDFMVVLDADSLMAGSTLVTLARTMEANPGAGLIQTVPVPVRQQTLFGRLFQFAGAVHSRMLAAGMAFWQGDAANYWGHNAILRLRAFTAHCGLPTLPGSPPLGGEILSHDFVEAALMRRAGWGVWVLSDLQGSYEELPTTLLDYAKRDRRWIQGNLQHLRLLGNHDLHPLSRLHLFLGAFTYLASPLWLALLALTSIDAVLRSGGGLLAVAGEGAGGVGSATALALLIVTVLLVLAPRVFGLVLIVTQAGAGSGRVRLAASGVLDVVFSVLIAPVLLVLHAWFLVCILSGRATVWRAQARQGRLLSWRQAWGYTGALPVLALVWGGLLVWQAPALLVWLLPVLLPLLVAPVMTRFTSSDALGGSLASAGFLRAPDEPAAVAVLARLCAHERAPLRLSRAPANHPTVPPETPEPMPVQALSALALPFAPR; from the coding sequence ATGAGCTGTAAGCGCGAACAAACCACCGTGGACGCGGGAGCCCTGAGGTTGACCTGCCCTGCCGTGCGTCTGCGTCGACGCCTGCTGGCCGGAGTGGTTGCAGCCACGGTGGCGCTGGCGGCAGGCGCGGTATTGACCCTGGTGGATCCGGGTGCAGTGGGGCCTCTGCAGGCGGTGTCGTTGCTGCTGTTCCTGGTGCTGTTCGCCTGGATTGCCCTGGCGTTCTGGAGCGCTTTCATCGGCTTCGTGCTGGGGCTGTCGGGGCGTGATCCGCTGTCCCTTCGCCGCCGGGTTCCGGGAACGCCGGGCACCGCTGATCCACCCCTGGTCAGCCGCACGGCGCTGGTCATGCCCGTTCACAACGAGGACCCCCAGCGCGTGGTCCATGGGCTGGCGGCCACCTGTGAGTCGGTGATCGCCACTGGACAAGGGGCGGCCTTCGACGCCTTCGTCCTCAGCGACACCACGGACGCCGACATCGCCGAACGGGAGCAGGCGGCGGTGGCGGAGCTGCGCCAGCGGCTGCCGCGTGACTTCAGCGTCCATTATCGTCGACGCCCCGACAACACCGGCCGCAAGGCAGGGAATATCGCCGACTTCTGCCGCCGCTGGGGTGGCCGTTATGACTTCATGGTGGTCCTTGACGCTGACAGTCTCATGGCCGGCTCCACCTTGGTGACCCTGGCGCGCACCATGGAGGCGAACCCCGGTGCCGGGCTGATCCAGACCGTGCCGGTCCCGGTGCGTCAGCAGACCCTGTTCGGGCGGCTGTTCCAGTTCGCCGGCGCGGTGCACAGCCGCATGCTGGCCGCCGGCATGGCGTTCTGGCAGGGCGATGCCGCCAACTACTGGGGGCACAATGCCATTCTGCGGCTGCGGGCCTTTACCGCCCACTGCGGCCTGCCCACCCTGCCGGGGAGCCCACCCCTGGGCGGGGAGATTCTCAGCCACGATTTCGTCGAGGCGGCGTTGATGCGGCGTGCCGGGTGGGGCGTCTGGGTGCTAAGCGACCTGCAGGGCAGCTACGAGGAGCTGCCGACGACGCTGCTGGATTACGCCAAGCGGGACCGCCGCTGGATCCAGGGCAACCTCCAGCATCTGCGGCTGCTGGGGAATCACGATCTGCATCCCTTGAGCCGGCTGCACTTGTTCCTGGGTGCATTCACCTATCTGGCTTCGCCGCTATGGCTGGCGCTGCTGGCCCTGACCAGCATCGATGCGGTGCTGCGCTCCGGTGGTGGCCTGCTGGCCGTCGCCGGAGAGGGCGCCGGTGGGGTGGGTTCGGCGACGGCCCTCGCATTGCTGATCGTCACCGTCCTGCTCGTGCTCGCCCCCCGCGTTTTCGGCCTGGTGCTGATCGTGACGCAGGCCGGCGCCGGGAGCGGCCGGGTGCGCCTTGCCGCAAGTGGTGTACTGGACGTGGTGTTCTCGGTGCTGATCGCCCCCGTGCTGCTGGTCCTGCACGCCTGGTTCCTGGTATGCATACTGAGTGGCCGGGCCACCGTCTGGCGGGCCCAGGCGCGTCAGGGGCGGTTGCTGTCCTGGCGGCAGGCCTGGGGCTACACGGGGGCATTGCCGGTGTTGGCACTGGTCTGGGGTGGACTGCTCGTGTGGCAGGCGCCGGCGCTGCTGGTGTGGTTGCTGCCGGTGCTGCTGCCCCTTCTGGTCGCCCCGGTGATGACGCGGTTCACCAGCAGTGATGCTCTGGGCGGCAGCCTGGCGAGTGCCGGTTTCCTGCGCGCGCCGGACGAACCTGCCGCAGTCGCCGTGCTTGCGCGCTTGTGTGCCCATGAGCGGGCGCCCCTGCGTCTTTCCAGGGCGCCCGCCAACCACCCCACGGTGCCGCCGGAAACGCCCGAGCCGATGCCCGTTCAGGCGCTCAGTGCCCTCGCGCTGCCCTTCGCTCCGCGCTGA
- a CDS encoding homocysteine S-methyltransferase family protein, protein MNPEGNTIVVLDGGMGQELRRRSSRPVSPLWSAQVMLDEPDLVVAAHRDFIDAGAQVITANTYSATPQRLARDGEPGLFGPLHAAALDAARKARQESGKDVRIAGCLPPLMASYSPDIAPDDATCLEAYRQMVTAQAGGVDLFLCETMSLAREARAATIAAAESGLPVWVSFTVDDGDGTRLRSGESLAEAAEQVVAVGATHLLVNCSVPEAVTTAMDVLTETGVPFGGYANAFTSVDALKPGGTVDVLEARKDLDPAAYADHALGWISQGASIVGGCCEVGPAHIAAIAERLSAAG, encoded by the coding sequence ATGAACCCGGAAGGGAACACGATCGTCGTGCTGGATGGGGGGATGGGCCAGGAACTGCGACGGCGCAGCAGCCGCCCGGTGTCACCGCTGTGGTCCGCCCAGGTGATGCTGGATGAACCGGATCTGGTGGTGGCGGCCCATCGCGACTTCATTGATGCCGGGGCGCAGGTGATTACCGCGAACACCTACAGCGCCACGCCGCAGCGCCTGGCACGCGACGGTGAGCCCGGCCTGTTCGGGCCGCTGCACGCGGCAGCACTGGATGCTGCCCGCAAGGCCCGCCAGGAAAGCGGCAAGGATGTGCGCATTGCCGGCTGCCTGCCGCCGCTCATGGCGAGCTACAGTCCGGATATCGCGCCGGACGACGCCACCTGCCTGGAGGCCTACCGGCAGATGGTCACGGCGCAGGCCGGCGGCGTCGATCTCTTCCTCTGCGAGACCATGTCCCTGGCCCGCGAGGCGCGCGCGGCGACCATCGCCGCCGCCGAAAGCGGCCTGCCGGTGTGGGTGTCGTTCACGGTGGATGACGGGGACGGTACGCGCCTGCGTTCCGGCGAATCCCTCGCGGAAGCGGCCGAGCAGGTCGTGGCCGTGGGCGCGACGCACCTGTTGGTCAATTGCTCCGTGCCTGAAGCGGTCACTACTGCCATGGACGTGCTGACGGAAACCGGCGTGCCGTTCGGCGGTTACGCCAACGCGTTCACGTCCGTGGATGCCCTGAAGCCGGGCGGCACGGTGGATGTGCTGGAGGCACGCAAGGATCTCGATCCCGCCGCTTACGCCGACCACGCACTGGGCTGGATCAGCCAGGGCGCCAGCATCGTCGGTGGTTGCTGCGAGGTGGGCCCCGCCCATATCGCAGCGATCGCCGAGCGTTTGAGCGCAGCGGGGTAG
- a CDS encoding MBL fold metallo-hydrolase, translated as MNDSQQQSERVVVGELHRVNPVLARITAPNPGMMTGPGTNTWIVGGEDRVVVDPGPDDPGHLEAVVAAGEGRIRAILVTHAHPDHSPGALRLREMTGASIMAHPAELTGIRDEGLDADQDLDEGDRLDGDDFTLHCLHAPGHASDHLCFLLENDRILLAGDVVMDSNTVVISPPDGNMTDYLATLERLRDLDVDAIAPGHGRLLRPAAAVFQAVIDHRLERERMVLDAVRAGDTLIQDMVARIYTHVPEALQRVARGSVQAHLEKLRVDGLVSGEGQGPWHVPGD; from the coding sequence ATGAATGACAGTCAACAGCAAAGTGAACGGGTGGTGGTCGGCGAGTTGCACCGGGTGAACCCGGTGCTGGCCCGGATAACAGCCCCGAACCCGGGAATGATGACCGGCCCGGGCACCAACACCTGGATCGTCGGCGGTGAGGACCGGGTGGTGGTGGATCCCGGACCTGATGACCCCGGCCACCTGGAGGCCGTGGTTGCCGCGGGTGAGGGGCGCATACGTGCCATCCTCGTCACCCACGCCCATCCCGATCACTCCCCGGGCGCCCTGCGCCTGCGCGAGATGACCGGTGCATCCATCATGGCCCATCCCGCGGAGCTCACCGGTATCCGCGACGAGGGCCTGGATGCGGATCAGGATCTGGACGAGGGCGACCGCCTGGATGGCGACGACTTCACCCTGCACTGCCTGCATGCGCCGGGCCATGCCTCGGATCACCTGTGTTTCCTGCTGGAGAATGACCGCATCCTGCTGGCCGGAGACGTGGTCATGGACAGCAATACGGTGGTCATCAGTCCGCCGGACGGCAACATGACTGATTACCTGGCCACCCTGGAACGGCTCCGTGACCTGGATGTGGATGCCATTGCCCCGGGACACGGCCGTCTGCTCAGGCCGGCGGCGGCGGTGTTCCAGGCGGTGATCGACCACCGCCTGGAGCGGGAGCGCATGGTGCTGGACGCGGTCCGGGCCGGCGACACCCTGATCCAGGACATGGTGGCGCGCATCTATACCCATGTCCCCGAGGCGCTGCAGCGCGTGGCCCGGGGATCTGTCCAGGCCCACCTGGAGAAGCTCCGGGTCGACGGCCTTGTCAGTGGTGAAGGCCAGGGACCCTGGCACGTACCGGGTGACTAA
- a CDS encoding serine hydrolase, whose product MRSAHLLTVCLLVSLAITVVSADVAADPDPSLADAEDAFAALERSRAMLVLVDGEPVIQRVVDGPDLETPVNIKSLSKVVIGALVGAAIDRDVFAGTGQPVSELLGERVPEDADARVNDITVGHLLSMQSGLARTSGANYGAWVASDDWVAYVLRREFVDEPGGRMGYSTGNSHLLSAALVEQTGESTLALARAWLGAPLNIAIPDWLQDPQGIHFGGNEMRLSPRALARFGEMIRHDGALDGRQVLLADWIEASLTPRTRSRFNNDLYGYGWFITELEGYTAYYGWGFGGQMLYVIPELELTAVMTSDPTPPSSGTTYLRRLEQVVSEHLIPAVAAQSS is encoded by the coding sequence ATGCGCTCGGCTCACCTGCTGACCGTCTGCCTGCTTGTTTCCCTGGCAATCACCGTGGTCAGTGCGGACGTCGCAGCCGACCCCGATCCGTCCCTGGCTGATGCCGAGGACGCCTTTGCCGCACTGGAGCGCTCCCGCGCCATGCTGGTCCTGGTGGACGGCGAGCCGGTGATCCAGCGCGTGGTGGACGGGCCGGATCTGGAGACGCCGGTCAACATCAAGTCCCTCTCCAAGGTGGTCATCGGCGCCCTGGTGGGGGCCGCCATCGATCGCGACGTTTTCGCGGGAACCGGGCAGCCGGTGAGCGAGCTGTTGGGGGAGCGCGTGCCGGAGGATGCCGACGCCCGGGTCAACGACATCACCGTGGGCCATCTGCTGTCCATGCAGTCCGGCCTGGCACGGACCTCCGGGGCCAATTACGGGGCCTGGGTGGCCAGCGACGACTGGGTGGCCTATGTGCTCCGCCGGGAGTTCGTGGATGAGCCCGGTGGCCGCATGGGTTACTCCACGGGGAATTCCCACCTGCTCTCCGCCGCGCTGGTGGAGCAGACCGGCGAGAGCACCCTGGCCCTGGCGCGCGCCTGGCTGGGTGCGCCGCTGAACATCGCCATTCCCGACTGGCTGCAGGATCCTCAGGGCATCCACTTCGGTGGTAACGAGATGCGCCTGAGCCCCCGGGCTTTAGCCCGATTCGGCGAGATGATCCGGCATGATGGTGCCCTGGATGGGCGCCAGGTGCTGCTGGCGGACTGGATCGAGGCGTCGCTGACGCCCCGCACACGCTCGCGGTTCAACAACGATCTCTACGGCTACGGCTGGTTCATTACCGAACTGGAGGGCTACACGGCCTACTATGGCTGGGGCTTCGGCGGGCAAATGCTCTACGTGATCCCGGAGCTGGAACTCACTGCGGTGATGACTTCCGATCCCACGCCGCCGTCCTCCGGTACCACCTATCTGCGCCGGCTGGAGCAGGTGGTCAGCGAGCACTTGATTCCGGCGGTGGCGGCTCAGTCGTCCTGA
- a CDS encoding sulfatase translates to MPPVYALTPLLVLGVLNVFLLALEIPRHWGFGPNVLAFEALALTGAFMLLPRRRWTLVAALVTGAVLLVLALMAAIDALARMSLSRPLNLYLDYPLITSVYDLAVGNLPPLLAMGALAALVVALLALWAGGTVLLALLRADGPGPVRRTSGVVLLAAGIAGIVTFHTSPVVPRAISPGVTMIADQAQWAARTHHESRAFAALLDADDSDAARPLDGLRDTDVILGFIESYGVSAVFDDRYAPVIRPRLIDLEQRVDNAGLHMVTGTLDAPMFGGQSWLAHAATLSGLWIENQLRYELMLNTQRDTLVQDFQATGHTTMQIMPAITQDWPEGSWYGFDTTREAGDIPYQGPPFNWVTMPDQYTWWYFEQSLRQPAQQPVFGMLALVSSHAPWVPILPVIEAWERIGDGEIFRQWEGKGETPEQLWRDHDRVRAHFALSVDYALNVAAGYAERYVDEDTLLIVLGDHQPAQLITGEYPSPAVPVHVISGDPALLEPFRERGFVTGGTPVTEQGLAGMDRLRGWLREDFGTAPQDD, encoded by the coding sequence ATGCCGCCGGTTTACGCACTGACACCCCTGCTGGTCCTGGGCGTTCTCAACGTTTTCCTGCTGGCGCTGGAGATCCCGCGGCACTGGGGGTTCGGCCCCAACGTGCTGGCCTTCGAGGCCCTGGCGCTCACGGGCGCGTTCATGCTGCTGCCCCGCCGCCGCTGGACCCTGGTCGCAGCACTGGTGACCGGTGCCGTGCTGCTGGTTCTCGCACTGATGGCCGCCATTGATGCGCTGGCGCGCATGAGCCTGTCGCGGCCACTGAACCTGTACCTAGACTACCCGCTGATCACCTCAGTGTACGACCTGGCGGTGGGCAACCTGCCACCGCTGCTGGCCATGGGTGCACTGGCGGCTCTGGTCGTGGCGCTGCTGGCCCTCTGGGCCGGCGGCACGGTGCTGCTCGCACTGCTGCGCGCGGACGGGCCCGGCCCCGTCCGGCGGACCAGTGGCGTCGTGCTGCTGGCGGCGGGCATCGCCGGCATCGTGACATTCCACACCTCGCCGGTGGTGCCGCGGGCCATTTCCCCCGGCGTGACCATGATCGCCGACCAGGCCCAATGGGCCGCCCGCACCCACCATGAAAGCCGGGCGTTTGCCGCCCTGCTGGACGCCGACGACAGCGATGCTGCGCGCCCACTGGACGGGCTGCGGGACACTGACGTAATCCTCGGGTTCATCGAGTCCTACGGTGTTTCGGCGGTGTTCGACGACCGCTACGCGCCAGTGATCCGCCCGCGGCTGATAGATCTGGAGCAGCGCGTGGACAACGCCGGCCTGCACATGGTCACCGGCACGCTGGATGCGCCAATGTTCGGTGGTCAGTCCTGGCTGGCGCACGCGGCCACCCTTTCGGGACTGTGGATCGAGAACCAGCTGCGCTACGAGCTCATGCTCAACACCCAACGGGACACCCTGGTGCAGGATTTCCAGGCCACCGGTCACACCACCATGCAGATCATGCCGGCCATCACCCAGGACTGGCCGGAAGGGAGCTGGTACGGCTTCGACACCACCCGGGAAGCCGGCGATATCCCCTACCAGGGGCCACCGTTCAACTGGGTGACCATGCCGGATCAGTACACCTGGTGGTATTTCGAGCAGTCCCTGCGCCAGCCGGCGCAGCAACCAGTGTTCGGCATGCTGGCCCTGGTGAGCAGCCACGCGCCCTGGGTGCCCATCCTGCCGGTGATCGAGGCCTGGGAGCGCATCGGCGACGGCGAGATCTTCCGGCAGTGGGAAGGCAAGGGCGAGACGCCGGAGCAGCTGTGGCGGGACCACGACCGGGTGCGCGCGCACTTCGCCCTGTCGGTGGACTACGCCCTGAATGTGGCTGCCGGCTATGCCGAGCGGTACGTGGACGAGGACACGCTCCTGATCGTCCTCGGCGACCACCAGCCGGCACAGCTGATCACCGGGGAGTACCCCAGTCCCGCGGTGCCGGTGCACGTCATCAGCGGCGACCCGGCGCTGCTGGAGCCGTTCCGGGAACGCGGCTTCGTTACCGGCGGCACACCGGTCACAGAGCAGGGCCTGGCCGGCATGGATCGCCTGCGCGGGTGGCTGCGGGAGGATTTCGGCACAGCCCCTCAGGACGACTGA
- a CDS encoding glucan biosynthesis protein — protein MFRCRARSLFAGLVILPATLTAQDGHFQSVIERAQQRAADDYAAPVGEVPSALAEMDYSAYQQIRFRRNAALWAEDPHGFSVQFFHPGFLFTEPVTIHVLDDGSSREIPFDPDLFRYDRQAAELESEAVAAEGFAGFRLHYPINDPDVDDEIAVFLGASYFRLVGEGQVYGLSSRGLAIDTVTAGSEEFPAFRSFWLERPADDADAVTVYALLDSPSVTGAYRFRIRPQPSLSVDVDKHLFAREDVDNLGVAPLTSMFDHGQPGMTRRDDFRPRVHDSDGLQVLTRAGEWIWRPLINPARFRVTQLRDSGPAGFGLFQRERDFSSYLDLEAQYHRRPSQWVEPVGDWGEGGVELVEIPSDGETNDNIVAYWAPDTTFRAGEQRHYAYRLLMRGEQPPDHASPRVIRSRTGWAATPGEPDPPPESVRRFAIDFHGEALGDANVDELEAGVEASRGEVTDIRVVSLPEPDTVRVTFRLAPDGDHAADMRVVLANAEGPVSETWNFVWYPDEL, from the coding sequence ATGTTCCGCTGCCGCGCCCGATCCCTGTTCGCAGGCCTTGTGATCCTGCCTGCCACCCTGACCGCTCAGGACGGGCATTTCCAGTCCGTGATCGAGCGGGCTCAGCAGCGCGCAGCGGACGACTACGCGGCCCCCGTGGGTGAGGTACCGTCCGCGCTGGCGGAGATGGACTACAGTGCCTATCAGCAGATCCGCTTCCGCCGGAATGCTGCCCTGTGGGCCGAGGATCCCCACGGGTTCAGCGTCCAGTTCTTTCACCCAGGCTTCCTGTTCACCGAACCGGTGACCATTCACGTGCTGGACGACGGAAGCAGCCGGGAAATCCCCTTTGATCCCGACCTGTTCCGCTACGACCGGCAGGCCGCGGAACTGGAGAGCGAGGCCGTCGCAGCCGAGGGATTTGCCGGTTTCCGCCTCCACTATCCCATCAATGATCCGGATGTGGACGACGAAATCGCGGTGTTCCTGGGCGCGTCCTATTTTCGTCTGGTGGGCGAGGGGCAGGTCTATGGCCTGTCCAGCCGCGGGCTGGCCATCGATACGGTGACCGCGGGGAGTGAGGAGTTTCCCGCGTTTCGCAGCTTCTGGCTGGAGCGTCCGGCGGACGATGCCGATGCGGTGACCGTCTACGCCCTGCTGGACAGCCCCTCGGTCACCGGCGCATACCGGTTCCGCATCCGCCCGCAGCCGTCGCTGAGCGTTGACGTGGACAAGCACCTGTTCGCCCGGGAGGACGTGGATAACCTGGGGGTGGCACCCCTGACCAGCATGTTCGACCACGGCCAGCCGGGTATGACCCGCCGTGACGACTTCCGTCCGCGGGTCCACGACTCCGACGGCCTGCAGGTGCTCACCCGGGCCGGCGAGTGGATCTGGCGCCCGCTGATCAATCCTGCCCGATTCCGGGTTACCCAGCTGCGGGACAGCGGTCCGGCAGGCTTCGGTCTGTTCCAGAGGGAGCGCGATTTCAGCAGTTACCTGGATCTCGAGGCGCAGTATCACCGCCGCCCCAGTCAGTGGGTCGAGCCCGTGGGAGATTGGGGCGAGGGCGGTGTGGAACTCGTGGAGATCCCCTCCGATGGTGAGACCAACGACAACATCGTCGCCTACTGGGCACCGGACACGACGTTCCGGGCCGGCGAGCAGCGCCACTACGCCTACCGGTTGCTGATGCGCGGCGAGCAGCCGCCCGATCATGCCAGCCCCCGGGTGATCCGCAGCCGCACCGGCTGGGCCGCCACCCCGGGCGAACCCGATCCGCCGCCGGAGAGTGTGCGCCGCTTTGCCATCGATTTCCATGGTGAGGCACTGGGCGATGCCAATGTGGACGAACTGGAGGCCGGCGTGGAGGCGAGCCGCGGTGAGGTCACTGATATCCGGGTGGTCTCCCTGCCCGAGCCTGACACGGTCAGGGTTACGTTCCGTCTGGCTCCCGACGGCGATCACGCCGCGGACATGCGCGTTGTCCTTGCCAACGCGGAGGGGCCGGTGAGCGAAACGTGGAATTTTGTCTGGTATCCCGATGAGCTGTAA